In Bicyclus anynana chromosome 22, ilBicAnyn1.1, whole genome shotgun sequence, the following proteins share a genomic window:
- the LOC112053062 gene encoding uncharacterized protein LOC112053062 isoform X2 codes for MKKTSSLVWRVFDRLEENKRCVAVLCKLCDSQYKYFGNTTNLRTHLVNKHPIQWELLQNGTLDDSNIRVYDVDESTSQSQSHSTPRRKRFIKSYKDNNVDVLENSETENETQLESNEEPLTIVRQMHAGQASDEEWLNEEVYEEYQPKRKKTKYRTIKREVLSPPPSNSKYRLLDPHGYTKQSHGYSKPAPERVLVDSSHRKDEYSVFGEYVGNRLRKFKNSQVRGNLQQLITTILWQAEYGLYDNIETVKRVILHSVQEMVVEQTTEQIVVQEEDIQQKETIINSEEN; via the exons ATGAAGAAAACGTCTTCTCTGGTTTGGCGGGTTTTCGATCGATTAGAGGAGAATAAACGTTGCGTTGCAGTGTTGTGCAAATTATGCGATTCGCAATACAAATATTTCGGTAATACGACGAATTTACGAACGCATTTGGTGAATAAACATCCGATTCAGTGGGAGTTGCTCCAGAATGGAACCTTGGACGACTCTAATATCCGCGTGTACGACGTCGATGAGAGCACAAGCCAAAGCCAAAGTCATAGTACGCCCAGGCGGAAGAGATTCATAAAATCCTACAAAGACAATAAC GTTGATGTGTTAGAAAATTCAGAAACAGAGAATGAAACCCAGTTGGAAAGCAACGAGGAACCTTTGACCATAGTGCGGCAGATGCATGCAGGTCAAGCTTCCGATGAAGAGTGGCTCAACGAGGAAGTCTATGAAGAATACCAACCCAAGCGAAAGAAGACCAAGTACAGGACAATCAAAAGAGAAGTTTTATCACCACCTCCCAGTAATTCCAAATATAGACTGTTGGATCCACACGGTTATACCAAACAGAGTCATGGGTATTCCAAACCTGCACCAGAGCGAGTGCTGGTTGATAGCAGTCACAGGAAAGACGAATATTCAGTGTTTGGAGAATATGTGGGTAACAGACTGCGTAAATTCAAAAACTCTCAAGTGCGAGGCAATTTACAGCAGTTGATTACCACTATACTCTGGCAAGCCGAGTATGGACTGTATGATAATATTGAAACAGTGAAGAGGGTAATATTACATTCTGTGCAAGAGATGGTAGTGGAACAAACCACAGAGCAAATTGTTGTGCAAGAGGAAGACATACAACAAAaagaaactattattaactctgAGGAAAACTAA
- the LOC112053062 gene encoding uncharacterized protein LOC112053062 isoform X1: protein MKKTSSLVWRVFDRLEENKRCVAVLCKLCDSQYKYFGNTTNLRTHLVNKHPIQWELLQNGTLDDSNIRVYDVDESTSQSQSHSTPRRKRFIKSYKDNNVRYSVSVDLNKKGNDRNPSNSMPVIEIQRVDVLENSETENETQLESNEEPLTIVRQMHAGQASDEEWLNEEVYEEYQPKRKKTKYRTIKREVLSPPPSNSKYRLLDPHGYTKQSHGYSKPAPERVLVDSSHRKDEYSVFGEYVGNRLRKFKNSQVRGNLQQLITTILWQAEYGLYDNIETVKRVILHSVQEMVVEQTTEQIVVQEEDIQQKETIINSEEN from the exons ATGAAGAAAACGTCTTCTCTGGTTTGGCGGGTTTTCGATCGATTAGAGGAGAATAAACGTTGCGTTGCAGTGTTGTGCAAATTATGCGATTCGCAATACAAATATTTCGGTAATACGACGAATTTACGAACGCATTTGGTGAATAAACATCCGATTCAGTGGGAGTTGCTCCAGAATGGAACCTTGGACGACTCTAATATCCGCGTGTACGACGTCGATGAGAGCACAAGCCAAAGCCAAAGTCATAGTACGCCCAGGCGGAAGAGATTCATAAAATCCTACAAAGACAATAACGTACGTTACTCCGTATCTGTTGATcttaataaaaaaggaaatgaCCGAAACCCCTCCAACTCAATGCCAGTTATAGAAATACAACGG GTTGATGTGTTAGAAAATTCAGAAACAGAGAATGAAACCCAGTTGGAAAGCAACGAGGAACCTTTGACCATAGTGCGGCAGATGCATGCAGGTCAAGCTTCCGATGAAGAGTGGCTCAACGAGGAAGTCTATGAAGAATACCAACCCAAGCGAAAGAAGACCAAGTACAGGACAATCAAAAGAGAAGTTTTATCACCACCTCCCAGTAATTCCAAATATAGACTGTTGGATCCACACGGTTATACCAAACAGAGTCATGGGTATTCCAAACCTGCACCAGAGCGAGTGCTGGTTGATAGCAGTCACAGGAAAGACGAATATTCAGTGTTTGGAGAATATGTGGGTAACAGACTGCGTAAATTCAAAAACTCTCAAGTGCGAGGCAATTTACAGCAGTTGATTACCACTATACTCTGGCAAGCCGAGTATGGACTGTATGATAATATTGAAACAGTGAAGAGGGTAATATTACATTCTGTGCAAGAGATGGTAGTGGAACAAACCACAGAGCAAATTGTTGTGCAAGAGGAAGACATACAACAAAaagaaactattattaactctgAGGAAAACTAA